One Verrucomicrobiota bacterium genomic window, TAGCGGCGGTCGTGTCCTTTCCGGTCCGTCACAAATGTTTTTTGGTCGATGTAACTGACACCATTCTGTTTAGGTTTTGCCCTATCCAGAATCGCACACAAGGTGTCCACTATCTCAATATTTGTTTTCTCGCAATTTCCCCCGATGTTGTAGGTTTCTGCTTTTCGTCCTTTCTGGAGGACTTTCAGGATTGCTGTACAATGGTCTCCGACAAAGAGCCAATCCCTTACATTTAACCCGTCCCCATAGATCGGTAGTGGTTTTTCGGCGAGGGCGTTGGTGATCATCAACGGTATCAATTTTTCCGCATCTTGCCTGGGGCCATAGTTGTTTGAGCAATTGGTAATCAGGGTGGGCAGGCCGAAAGTGTGGTGGTAGGCTCGGACCAGATGATCGCTGGCAGCTTTTGATGCGGAGTAGGGGCTGTTGGGTTGGTAGCAGCTTTCCTCCGTGAAAGCTGGATCGTTGGGGCCGAGTGAGCCGTAGACCTCGTCGGTAGATATGTGAAGGAATCTGAAGGTCTCTTTTTTTTCTGCTGAGAGTGGATTGAAATAATTGAGAGTAGCCTTGAGCAGCTCGTGAGTGCCAACGATGTTTGTCTGAATAAATGCGTCTGGCCCCTCGATTGACCGGTCAACGTGGGTCTCGGCAGCAAAATTTACAATCCATTCGAATTGATGTTCGTTCAATAGACTCGAAACAAGGGTTTGATCGCCGATGTCACCTTTAACGAACACAAATTTCGGATTGTCTTTGTGTTGCTCCAGGTTTTCGAGCCTTCCGGCGTAGGTGAGCAGGTCCAGACATACCACCTTATCTATATTAGTGGTTTCATCTGAAAGAAGGAGATCAACAAAATGAGATCCTATGAATCCTGCGCCGCCTGTTACCAATACGTTCATCCTATTATTTGGCTATCCAATCCGAGCAGGCTTTTTCAATTGAATCGTGAACCTCGGTGAGCTGAATCCCAGCTTTTGCTAATTTTTCTGAGGACATGGTACAATTTGAACGTGGTGCTCTGACGGCTTTCGCCATGAATTCCTCTTCGCTTTTAAAGAATTTCAGTTCTTTGCTTACCAGCCCATGTTTCTTCATGATCGTGGTAATCTCCCGTGCAGTTGTGGAACCAGGGTTGGTAACATTATAAGTGCCATAGGGAATTTCTTTGAGGAAACAATCAATACATGCTTCTACAAATTCAAATCGTTGGGAGATAGAATTCTCAGCATCGAGAAGCCATTCGTAATATAGCAATTTACTTAAGTAGTTGCGCGGATTGTTTCTTTCATCAAAGGGAATTCGCAGACGCCAGATGTAGGCTTTTTCCGCACCTTGCAGTAC contains:
- the rfbB gene encoding dTDP-glucose 4,6-dehydratase; this translates as MNVLVTGGAGFIGSHFVDLLLSDETTNIDKVVCLDLLTYAGRLENLEQHKDNPKFVFVKGDIGDQTLVSSLLNEHQFEWIVNFAAETHVDRSIEGPDAFIQTNIVGTHELLKATLNYFNPLSAEKKETFRFLHISTDEVYGSLGPNDPAFTEESCYQPNSPYSASKAASDHLVRAYHHTFGLPTLITNCSNNYGPRQDAEKLIPLMITNALAEKPLPIYGDGLNVRDWLFVGDHCTAILKVLQKGRKAETYNIGGNCEKTNIEIVDTLCAILDRAKPKQNGVSYIDQKTFVTDRKGHDRRYAIDCKKIESELTWSPTETFDTGIIKTINWYVSR
- a CDS encoding sugar nucleotide-binding protein gives rise to the protein NYYDPQILIEALKAEKPNAVINAAGYTGKPNVDACEDDKANCLMGNAVLPGIIREVCETLDIPWGHVSSGCIYTGRRADGTGFHEADTPNFNFRSNNSSFYSGTKALGEEVLQGAEKAYIWRLRIPFDERNNPRNYLSKLLYYEWLLDAENSISQRFEFVEACIDCFLKEIPYGTYNVTNPGSTTAREITTIMKKHGLVSKELKFFKSEEEFMAKAVRAPRSNCTMSSEKLAKAGIQLTEVHDSIEKACSDWIAK